From the Quercus lobata isolate SW786 chromosome 6, ValleyOak3.0 Primary Assembly, whole genome shotgun sequence genome, one window contains:
- the LOC115950816 gene encoding uncharacterized protein LOC115950816: MAQLQQYHNNFEYDPAGMELEMEMERHKKRRKKWKEEVVDVPLRRDPLEVFGSDIMLKILSYLDARSVALSLLVSRAWHAVSSTDRLWASKLEELWLGKAHIPRLSQIRGLSKLAAYSLAVMDGKRNRIMKEDLCDHVWEFHFNKAAPDYWRNLDPYWKGTGSPMRRYFHPDGSQSADPGDKVWGGHECCYLTVTSIVGEDKIREHYVRINRWPRMSVSRKQDWSWELSNHLYSYSSIPDADKEGGTGPLYDV; this comes from the exons ATGGCTCAACTGCAACAATACCACAACAACTTCGAATACGACCCCGCTGGGATGGAATTGgaaatggaaatggagaggcataagaagagaaggaagaagTGGAAAGAAGAAGTTGTTGATGTTCCTCTCAGAAGGGACCCTTTGGAGGTGTTTGGTTCGGACATCATGTTGAAGATACTGAGCTACCTCGACGCACGCAGCGTGGCACTCTCTCTCCTCGTCTCACGTGCCTGGCACGCCGTCTCCTCCACCGATCGTCTCTGGGCTTCCAAG TTGGAAGAACTGTGGCTTGGGAAAGCACACATACCTCGCCTGTCACAAATCCGTGGATTATCCAAATTGGCTGCTTATTCATTAGCTGTCATGGATGGCAAGCGA AACCGCATCATGAAGGAAGATTTGTGTGATCATGTCTGGGAGTTTCATTTTAACAAG GCGGCACCAGACTATTGGCGAAATCTTGATCCTTACTGGAAGGGCACTGGCAGTCCCATGCGGCGCTACTTCCATCCAGATGGGAGCCAAAGTGCCGATCCTGGTGACAAGGTATGGGGCGGTCATGAATGCTGTTACTTGACCGTCACTAGTATTGTCGGTGAAGATAAAATCAGGGAGCACTATGTCAGGATAAACCGATGGCCACGAATGTCTGTATCTAGGAAGCAGGATTGGAGCTGGGAGTTGTCAAACCACCTTTATTCCTACTCCAGCATCCCTGATGCTGACAAGGAAGGTGGGACTGGGCCACTATATGATGTTTAA